The Solicola gregarius DNA window ATGACGACCACGTCGATCTTGCCGTCGTCTATGGTGGCGTCCGGCAGCAGCGGGATGCCGCCCTGCAGCTGACCGACGTTGCCGACCACAACGGTGCGGGCGCGGTACCGCTCGAACTCGCCGTCGTCGACCGAGATCTCCACCTTCACCGCCGGATAGCGCAGCTGCCGGAAGGCCGACACGACGTACGCGAGCCAGCCCATCTTGGCCTTCATCTCGTCGGCGACGCCGTTCATGATCGCCGCATCGAGGCCGAGGCCGGCCATCACCATGAAGCTGGTGTCGGTGAACGACTCGGGTGCGTCCTCGTCGTCGGACGCGTCGGCGCTGCGGAACCTCGCAACGTCGACCGCGCGATCCTGACCGTTGAACGCGACCTCGATCGCATCCCCCTTGTGCAGCGGGATGCCGAGGTTTCGCGCGAGCAGGTTGCCCGTGCCGAGCGGGATGACACCGATCGCGACTCCGGTGCGCGCGAGCTCGGTGCACACCACGCGTACGGTGCCGTCGCCGCCCGCGACCAGCACCAGGTCGACCCCCGCCTCGAGCGCGCGGTGCGCCATCGAGGTTCCGGGATCCTCGATCGTCGTCTCGTAGAACGTCGGCGTACGCCAGCCGGCGACCGCGGCGGCCTCGCGTACCTGGTGGCGGAACACCGCGTTGTCGCCGACCTTGATCGGGTTGAAGACGACCGCGACCCGTTTCGAGCCCGTGCCCGTCGTCGTGATGCGCGGCAGGATCCCGTCGACCGCCGCCTGCATCGCGAGCACCCATGGCACGAGCGCGAACAGCGACCCGAGCAGTGCGCCGGCGACCACATCGCTCAGCCAGTGCACGTCGAGGAAGATGCGATCGGCGCAGATCAGTGCACCGACGGCACTCCACAGCGCGATCAGGGCGTACCGGATCGGTCCGCGCGCCGTGCTGACGACCGTCACCAGGATCATCGTCGTCGTGAGGACGCCGGCGCCGAGTGCGTGGCCGCTGGGGTACGAGGTGCCGCCGATCTCGATCAGCGGCTGCGCCCAGCTGGGCCGCGGCCGCTCCAGCAGCCCCTTGGCGAACAGCGCTGCCAGCCAGGAAAGGACGCCGGTCGCGAGCAACCACAGGACCATCCGGTACTGGCGCCGCACGAGGAAGACGATCGCCACGACGGTGAGCAGCCCGGTGACGTACACGCCCCGGCTCACGTTCTGCACGACCGTCCAGAAGTCGATCCACGTCTCGTGGCCCGAGCCGAGGTCGTACGCCCAATCGGCGACGGCCTCGTCGAGGTCGACCACCGGAGCCCACTCGTAGTGGACCGCGACGGTCAGCAGCACCAGCGCGAACGCCAGGACGCCGATGACGATCCACCAGATACGCGGACGCGCGGGGTGCGCACGGCGCAGGTCGATCGGCACGGTGGGCGTCCAGGTCGGTCGGGGATGGGCTGGTCCAGCGTAATCGAGCGGACCCTCGCCCGATTCGGGGCACGCACGTACCGGAACAATCGCGTTGACGTGCGCCGATAGGCTTGGAGGCGTGATTGACGTACGCGTACTCCGTGATGACCCCCAAGCGATCAGGGCTGCCCAGGAGCGCCGTGGAGAGTCTCCCGCCATCGTCGACGACCTGTTGGCGGCCGACGAGCGACGTCGATCGAGCATCGCCGCCTTCGAGGAGCTGCGCGCCGAGCAGAAGCGGCTCGGCAAGCTGATCCCTGCGGCCGAGGCCGACGAGAAGCAGGCGTTGCTCGCCAAGACCAAGGAGCTCTCGGCCGAGGTCAAGGCGGCCGAGACGCAGCAGAACGAGTCGGCTGCGGCGTTCGAGGAGCTGCTGAAGGCGGTGCCGAACGTCGCGTCACCCGACGCTCCGGCGGGCGGTGAGGAGAACTTCACCACGATCGAAACCCATGGCACGCTGCGCGACTTCGCCGCCGAGGGGTTCGAGCCGCGCGACCACCTCGAGCTCGGCGAGCTGCTCGGCGCGTTCGACACCGAGCGCGGAGCGAAGGTCAGCGGGGCGCGCTTCTACTACCTGATCGGTGTGGGTGCGCAGCTGGAGCTCGCGCTCGTCCAGCTGGCGATGCAGCGCGCCGCCGAGTGGGGCTTCACGCCGATGATCCCGCCGTCGCTGGTCGGCCCGGAGGCGATGGAGGGCACCGGGTTCCTCGGCCAGGCGGCCGACGACGTCTACTACCTGCCGAAGGACGACCTCTACCTGGTCGGTACGTCGGAGGTGCCGCTCGCGGCGTACCACGGCGGCGAGATTCTCGACGCCGAAACTCTGCCCCGTCGTTACGCGGCGTTCAGCCCGTGCTTCCGGCGCGAGGCAGGCTCGTACGGCAAGGACACCCGGGGGATCTTCCGGGTCCATTGGTTCGACAAGGTGGAGATGTTCATCTACACGACCGTCGAGGAGTCGTACGCCTACCACGAGCGCCTCCTCGAGTGGGAGAAGCAGTGGCTCGACGATCTCGAGCTGCCGTACCGCGTGATCGACACAGCGGCGGGCGACCTCGGGCTGTCCGCGATCCGCAAGTTCGACTGCGAGACCTGGCTTCCGTCGCAGCAGCGCTACCGCGAGGTCTCGTCGACGTCGAACTGCACCGACTACCAGGCGCGCCGCCTCAACACGCGCGTACGTACGGCTGAGGGCACCGTGACCGCGGCGACGCTCAACGGCACGCTGATGGCGAGCGCCCGCACCATCATCGCGCTGCTGGAGAACCATCAGCAGCGCGACGGCTCGGTCGTCGTGCCGAAGACGCTGCGGCCGTTCCTCGGTGGCCGCGAGGTGCTCGAACCGCTCGGGGAGTCGACATGACCTTCAGCCCGAAGGTCCTCGCGCTCGACGTCGACGGCACGCTCGTCAACGACGCGAACGAGCTGTCGCCGGCGGTCCGCGACTCCGTACGCGCCGCGGTAAACGCCGGCATGCATGCGGTGATCTCGACCGGACGGTCGCTGCCGGGTGTCATGGACGCCGTGCACAAGCTCGACCTCACCGGGGGCCTCGCCGTCGCGTCGAACGGTGCCGTGGTGTTCGGTTACGACCCGATCGAGGTGATCCACACGGTCACGTTCGATGCCCGCGAAGCGGTGAAGCTGCTGCTCGACCACGTACCCGACGCGGCCGTCGCCGTCGAGGAGATCGGGGTCGGCTATCGCATCAACAAGCCGTTCCCCGACGGCGAGATCAACGGCCGGATGACGGTGCAGACGGTCGACGAGCTCGTCGCCGAGCCGGTGACCCGCGTGATCATCCGAAGCCCGGAGAAGTCCGCGGAGGAGTTCGCCCAGATGGCGCATTCGCTCGGCCTCGTCGGTACGAACTACTTCGTCGGCTACACCGCCTGGCTCGACCTTGCACCGGAGGGGGTCTCGAAGGCCTCCGGCCTCGAGGTCGTCACCGAACGCCTCGGCCTGTCGCCGGCCGACGTACTCGCGATCGGCGACGGTCACAACGACGTCGAGATGCTCGAGTGGGCCGGCCGCGGAGTCGCGATGGGCCAGGCGCCGGTGCAGGTCCAAGACGTCGCCGACGACGTCACGGAGACGGTCGACAACGACGGCGCGGCGATGGAGATCGCGCGCTACCTCGGCTGAGCTGCCTCGGCCGTCGCGTGCAGTACGTGTCGCTCGATGCGGCGCACATGGGGCACGCCTGTGCCGATGGTGGTGTGGCATGCCGCTGAGCTGAGACCCGAGTGAGCGTCGGCAGCGGCGTCGAGCTCGCCGAACGGCGCGCGTGCGAGGTCGAACACGACGATCTGGCCGCCCGGTCGGAGCACTCGTGCGAGCTCTGCGACCGACGCGGCGACGTCATCCCAGTGATGGAGGCTCAGCGAGGTGACGACGAGATCGAACGCGGCGTCGTCGCTCGGAACCTCGGCGGCAGAGCCTATGCGTGCGTGGACGCGACCGGGATACGGCTCGATGTTGCGCGTTGCCGCCGCGATCATGTCGGCCGACGGGTCGATGCCGGTGATGCTGACGTCGGGACGGCGGCGGGCCGTCTCGGTGAGCAGGACGCCGGGCCCGGTGCCGACGTCGAGTATGTCCGCCCCGTTTGGCGCCAGCAACGCGACATCTTCGGCGATCCGCCGGTAGAAGCCGCGCATGAGGCGCCGGGCCATGAAGTCGTACCGACGGGTCGAGCGGCCCGCGAACGCGCCATGTGCTTGATGCTGCGTGTGCATCGATTCCTCCAGAGTTGTATTCTACAACTGTCAGATTCGATCGTACGTCGATGAGTTGTATGACACAACTCTGGACCAGCTGGGAGGCGCAGGATGGTCGAGCATGCCGACGAACTGCACGCGCTGTTGATGGACCTCGGTCGCGTTGCCGCGCAGCTCCACCCCGACGAAGAGGTACGGGGTTTGTCGCTGACCCAGCTGTTCGCCCTGCACGAGCTCGACGCCGCAGACACGCTGTCGCAGCGAGACCTGGCCGAGCGACTTCGCCTCGAGAAGAGCACGGTGAGCCGTCTCGTTGCCGATCTCGTCCGCGACGGGATGATCACCAAGGAACGCGACCCCGACAACCGCCGCTACAGCCGGCTGCGTATCACGGCGCGCGGCAGCAAGACCCATGGCCGCATCGGCTCCGGGATGCACGAGAGGTTTGATCGCCTCGCTGCCGAGCTGAGCCCCACCGAGCGGGACGCGTTGCTCGCGGGGCTTCCCGGTCTCGTACGCGCCCTCCGGAACGTCTAGGTGATCTCGAAGTTCGCCATCATCGCCATATCCTCGTGCTCGAGGTTGTGGCAGTGGAAGACGTACTTGCCCGGGTAGCTGTCGAACTTCACCAGTACGTGCGCCGTCTCGCCCTCCTTGAGGTCGACCGTGTCCTTCCAGCCGATGTCGGTGGGCAGCGGCTCGTCGTCGTTCTTGTTCCGCGAGAGAACCTTGAACGACACCTGGTGCAGGTGGATCGGATGCGCAGGGTCGCTGTGCAGCTCCCACACCTCGATCGAACCTCGCGCCGGCTTCGCGTCGATCCGTTCTGGGTCGAACAGCTTGCCGTTGACGGTCCACATCTCCATGCCGTCGCGCTCGCCGTCCTTCTCGAACTCGAAGCTGCGGGTGACCTCTGCCGCCGACTCGTCGAGCTCGTCGTACGCGCTCATGTCCGCGAGCTTCTCGGGCAGCGGTTCGGGCCTCGGTGCGGTACTCGCTACCCGGAACCGCATGACCTCGGACATGTCGCCGTCCCCGGCACCGTTGGTCAGCGTGATCTCGTCGCCGATGTCGTACCCGCTGAAGTCGATCACCACGTCGAACCGTTCGGCCTGGGCGATCGGGATCGTGTCGTGCGAGACCGGCGACCCGAGCAGGCCACCGTCACTGCCGATCTGGGTGAACCCGTCGTCCGGTGCCGGATCCAGCCCGAGCTCGAGACGCCTTGCGTTGCATGCGTTCAGGATCCGGAACCGATACGTCGTCGCGGCGACATCCAGTACCGGCCACGGCGCGCCATTGACCAGCATCACGTCGCCGAGCACGCCGTCCATGTACTCCTCCTCGACCCCTGGGTCACCCATCAGGGAGTCGTCTCGTGAGGGGTAGAGGAACGAGCCGTCCGATGCGAACGCGCGGTCGCAGATCATCAGGGGCACCTCCCGATCGCCCGCCGGGAGGTCGAGCGCCTCCTCCTCGTCGTCGCGGACGATGTGGAAGCCGGCGAGGCCACGCCAGACCGCCGGCCCGGTGAAGTCCATCCGGTGGTCGTGGTACCAGAGCGTTGCCGCGCGCTGTTGCATCGGATAGGCGTACGTGCGCTGCCCCTCCGACACGTCGCCGCCTTCCATGGATGAGTGATCCCCATGATCCCCACCCTTGGGCAGGACGAGATCGATCGGGTAGCCGTCGTTCTCCGGAGGGGTGCGCGCGCCGTGCAGGTGTACGACGGTGGGCACCGGAAGGTCGTTTCGGTGCCGCACGACCGTACGCCGGCCGCTGCGCGACTCGATCGTAGGACCGGGGAACGTGCCGTTGTAGCCCCACACCGTCGTACGCGCACCGGGCACGATCTCCTGCTCGGTCTCCCGCTGCACGATCTCGAAGTAGTCGGTCGTCCGGTCCGACCGCACTGGATGCAGGCGCTCCGGGATCGGCAGCGGGCGTTCGTACTTGGCGGGCAGGTCGATCTCACTCTCGAGTGCCTTGCCGGTCGTGGTCGATCGGTCCGACAGCGAACATCCGGTACTGACGAGCGGCAGAGCGATCGCCAGTCCCCCCCGTCGTCCGCAGCAGCGCGCGTCGAGTGAGAGTCACGCATCCACCTCGGTACGTGCCGCGGTGAAGCCCTTCTCGCCGAACGACAGACGCGAGAGCAGGCCCATGATGACCAGGCCGTTGAGCGCGTGTATTCCGCCGAACCAGGCGTCGGTGTCATCGCCGAGATTCGCGAGGATCGTCTGACCCGCAGTCGCGAGCAGGACGACGAGAACCGTCAGACCGACGCTCAGCCAGCTAGGCCGCGCGACGAGTACCACGATCAGCATCAGCACGGTCAGCATGCCGATGATCCCGCCGAGCGTCCGGTGCGCGTCGAAGCTCGCCCCGTACGAGCCGAGCCCGGCGAACACGATCTGTACGACGCACGCCAGCAGCGTGATCGCGCCGATGGCGCGGAACACGGCGAGGGCGCCGCGTCGGAAGCCGCCAGGCCCCGAGACGGCGGGCTGCGAATGGGTCGAGGTATCGGTCATGATGTGGCCTTTCCCTGGGAGTTGAGCGGTGAGGGAGTCGAGAAGATCGGGCTGATGGCCTCGTGCAGGGCGGGCCGTCGGCGGATCGCATCGAGCAGCAGGCGCTCGGCGAGTTCGGCGAGGGCCGCGTCGACGGCGTCGAGGTCGGCCTGCGTGAGGCAGGGCCTTCGGCGTCGGAGGCGTTCCACCTCCGCGGCGATCACGACGTCACAGTCGCGAGCGATACGGACGAGCAGGCCGTTGTCCTCGCGGGTCGCCAGCTGTGTCATGCCTTCCCCCTGTTCGTGGTGCTGGGCACGACGATGCCGCTGCCGGCACCACGGGCGCGTCGCCTACGGGGAGGCTCCGCGCGTACGCCGACGGGAGTACGCGACCGCCTCGCATACGTCGATCGGCTACCTGTTCGACGCGCGCTTACGGGTGCGACCCCACGGCTTGAACACCGACAGCACCACCGCGATCGTCAGAGCCGTGAGCGACACCGCCGGCGGGAACGCCATCTGACTTGTGTCGACGGGCGCAGCGGACTCACCGGCCAGCGTGGCGCGACCATACTCGGCGAGGTCGTCGACACCGGGTCGAAGGGCGACCAGGACCAGCGTCGTGAGCACGACGTTGAGGCACAGCTTGATCGCGACCCACCAGTAGCGCAGCAGTCCGTACTTCGTGCCCAGCCCGAGCAGCAGGCCGGACGTCAGGCAGGCGAGGCCGGCGACCAACATCGGCCAGACGGCGACCAGACCGAGTGCGCGGTACGCAACGGCCTGCGTCTGTGCGTCGTCGGTCAGGAAGCTGGTCACGGTCAGCAGCGCGACAACGACGTCGATCCCGATCCACGCGGCCGCCGACACGATGTGCGTGACGAGCACCGTCTTGCGCAGTCGCCGGCCGATCGACAAGGTCGGCCGCACTCTTGGCGTACGCCCAGTTGTCGTAGACATCGCGCTCTCCGAGTCCTTCGCCGGAGCCCCGGTGGCTCCTTGCAAGCCGACTCTCCCGCTTCAGGGGGTGCCACGGCATCGCCCGAGCGGCGACACCGGGCGTACGCCAAGCGGTGCAGTCAGGCCCACGCCGTACGCGCCGACCGCGGTACGAGGGTTCAGCGGTCGGCCTCGACGACCGCGTCGAAGCAGTCGAGTACGTCGTCGACCGTGGGCACGTCATCGCGCTTCGGCTTCGCGCGCGGGCTCGGAGCCGCGTCGGCCTCGCGGGCACGCCGCAGGTGGCGTTTCACGGTCGACAACGAGCAGCCGAGGCGTTCGGCGATCGACTCCAACGAGTCGGCCGGGAACGCAGACCGGGTCGCGAGAACGGTCTGGTGGTCGATCGGCTTGCCCTCGGCACGTACGCCGGCGATGGTATCGAAGTCTTCGGACTGCACAGAGACGCCGAGCATGCGCCGGATGCGGCGGCGCTCCCGGGCCGTCGTACACCCGACGTACCCGGAGACATCGACCTGGACGACCGCACGGTAGAGACAGTCGACGAACAGCGGGCACTTGGCGCAGGCGTTGCGGACCTCCTCGAGGCGCTCGCGGTACTCGGCCCAGATCGCCTTCGCCACCTTCGACTGCACCGGCGGGTTGTCGAGTAGCTCGTGCAGGTACATCTCGGGGTGCGCCGCGCAGGTCGGCACGTCCTCATCGCCGGGTGGTCCCGGTGTCGATGGAGTGACCTGCATGTGTGTCCCGTCGTCTCATGGGCCGAACCGCCTGGTGTGCGGCTTTCACGTACGCATGCCTGCTGCGCAAGATACCCGGCGGCGAGGGATGCTGGACACCCCCACCGCCCGGGTGAGACGCGGTTCGTCCGCGATGGGTTCAGAAACGGCTAGTGTCCTGCGTTTGAAGTGGCTCTACGGAAGGCGTCGTCCAGGTGGATGCATCCGCAAGGCCGAGGAGGAGACGTCATAGTCGGCCCTATTTCCGACGACGAGAACGCCGCGGGGCGCCGCCTGGGCGGCGAAAGACGTCAAGGTACTTCGAACGTAGGGCACTAGAGGTACATCCCGCGGCCGCCGCCCGGTTCGGCGTCGCCACCCTCGTACGGCGGCTGCCCGGAGGCCTCCGCGCCACCCGGGAGCGCGCGTCGAATCTGCTGGAGCTGGGACTGCGCGGCCATCTGCTGGGCGTAGATCGCGGTCTGGATGCCATGGAACAGGCCTTCGAGCCAGCCGACGAGCTGCGCCTGTGCGATGCGCAGCTCGGACTCCGACGGGGTCGCCGACCCGAACGGCAGGCTCAGTCGCTCGAGCTCCTCGATCAGCTCGGGCGCGAGACCGTCCTCGAGCTCCTTGATCGACGTCGTGTGGATCTCTCGCAGACGCGCGCGGCTGGCGTCGTCGAGCGGTGCTGCCTTTACCTCTTCGAGCAGCTGTCGGATCATGCTGCCGATCCGCATCACCTTCGCGGGCTGCTCGACCAGGTCGGTGACCGACGGCGGCTCGTGCTCGTCGTCCGCAGGTACGGCGACCGGCCGGCCGTCGGGTCCTATGACGGTGTGTTCGGATGGCTTGTCGGTCATACCGCCACTGTACTGATTGCGGGCGCCGGTATCAGTCCACGGCCTGCAGGCCCCAGGTGACGCGGTGCGAAGACCCCGGCTCGACGACGACCAGATCGTCGCCGCTACGGAACGCATCGGGCGGGCTGGTGCACGGCTCGACCGCGATCGACGCGCGGTCGGGGGGTGTGAAGAGCTGCACCCAGGGCATTGCGGCGTCCCACCACACCGCGACGCGACCGACGTGGAGGTGATGGCGACCGTCCGTGTCGTGGCTCAACTGCGTGAACGCGTCGTCGAGTTCGCGCGTACCGATGGGCAGACCCGCCCCGAAGTCGTACGGCGTGCCTGGGGTCGGCTCGCGTCCGGTCGGCAGAAGGCGGACCGGGTCGGTGCGCAGGCGCTCGGCGGCTTCGAACCGCAGGGTGGCCGCGTCGACGGGATCGGTGCCCGGGCAGACGTACGGATGGAACCCGCATCCGTACGGGGCCGCGGAGTCACCGGCGTTGGAGGCGTCGAGGGTGACGGTGAGCCCGTCGTCCGCGAGCGCGTACGTCAGTGTGAGGTCGAGCAGGAACGGGTACCCCGTGACCGGCCCGACCCGCAGCCGAAGGGTGGCGGTCGAGTCCGATCGATCCGCGATGGTCCACGGCTCGTCGAGTACGAGCCCGTGCAGCGCGTTGTCGCGCTCCGGCTCGGTGATCGACAGCTGGTGGTCGGTGTTTGCGAACCGGTAGCGGCCGTCGCCGATGCGGTTAGACCACGGTGCGAGCACGGCGCCACGGAACCGCGGCGTACCGGACTCGCCGTGCTGCGGAACGATCAGGTCGCTCCCGTCGTACGTGAGGGTGGCGAGCCCGCCGCCGAGCGGGTTGACGGTGGCGGCGTACGGCCCGGAGGCGAGCCCGATCATGTGGTGAGCAGGACTTTGCCGATGTGGCTGCTGTCCTCGAGTGTCTGGTGTGCGTCGCGTACGCGGTCGAGCGGGAAGGTCGCGTGCACGATCGGCCGAACCGCGCCGTCGGCAACGAGCGGCCACACGTTCTCCCGGACGCTCTCGACGATCGCCGCCTTCTCGGCTACGGGTCGCGGACGCAGCATGGTGCCGATGATGGCGGCACGTTTACGAAGCAGCGTGCCGATGTTGAGCTCACCGTTGACGCCGCCCTGCATGCCGATGACAGCGAGCCGGCCCGAGGTGGCCAGGGTGTCGATGTTACGGGGCAGGTACTTCGCGCCCATGATGTCGAGGATCACGTCGGCGCCGTGGCCATCGGTCGCCTCGCGTACGACCTCGACGAAGTCCTGCTCGCGGTAGTTGACGGTGATGTCGGCGCCGAGGTCGCGGCATGCGGCGAGTTTCTCGGCGGACCCGGCGGTCACGGCGACGCGCGCACCGAGCGCACGCCCGAGCTGGATCGCCATCGTGCCGATGCCACTGCCGCCGCCGTGCACGAGGAGTACCTCGTCCGGGCGAAGGCCGGCGAGCATGAACACGTTCGACCACACCGTGCATGCGACCTCGACGAGCGATGCCGCTTCGACCGTCGAGACGCCGGCCGGCAGCGGCAGCACCTGACCGGCCGGTACCGCGACCTGCTCTGCGTACGCGCCGCCGGCGACCAGTGCACACACCGGGTCGCCGACCTGCCAATCCTCAACGCCACCGCCGACTGCGGAGATCGTGCCCGCGCACTCGAGGCCCAAGATGTCAGTCACTCCGGGTGGCGGGGAGTAGTTGCCCATCCGCTGCGCGAGGTCGGGACGGTTGACGCCGGCCGCCTCGACGTCGATGACGACCTCGCCGGAGTCGGGCGTCGGGGCGTCGCGGTCGACGAGCTCGAGGGCGTCGACGCCGCCCGGTTCAGACACGATCACTGCGCGCATGGCGCAACCGTACGCGGCGACGTTCGACCACCTGTGCAACGGGCTATGGTGCACCCATGAAGCGCTTCGACGTGACGTTCGCATCGGGGCCAAACGCCTGTGCCGGTTGGCTTTACGAGCCTGCCGGGCCGCCTCGCCGCACGCCGCTCGTGGTACTCGGGCATGGGCTCGGCGCGACCCGAGACATGGGCCTCGACGCGTACGCCGAGCGCTTCTGCGACGCCGGCTATCGGGCCCTCGCCTTCGACTACCGTCACTTCGGCGACAGCGAGGGTGAGCCACGGCAGCTCCTCGACCTCCGCCGCCAGATCGACGACTGGACCGCAGCCGTTCACTACGCACGCTCCCTGCCGCGAGCCGACCCAGATCGGATCGTGCTTTGGGGCACGAGTCTCGCGGGCGGTCTCGTGATCTCCGTTGCGGCCCGAGACGCGCGCGTCGCGGCGGTGATTTCCCAATGCCCATTGACGCATGGGACCGCATCGGCCCTGAGACTAGGCATGCTCAGCGCCACCAAGGTGCTCCTCGCAGGGCTGCGCGACGTGGGCGCACACCTTTCCACGCGAGCGCCCGCGACCGTACGCATCACTGGAGCCCGCGGCGATGCCGCGCTGATGGTCGCACCCGATGCCAAAGACGGATACGCGGCGCTCGTACCCGTAGGGCACACGCATCCCGACACCGTCTCCGCCCGTGCAGGACTCACGATCCCGCTGTACGCTCCCGGCCGAACCGTCAAGGACGTCGCATGTCCCATGCTGTTCTGTGTATGCGACAAAGACGCCGTCACACCCGCACGCGTCACCCGTTGGTACGCCCGCCGGGCCCGCGATGGCGAGCTCCGGCGGTACGACGTCGGTCACTTCGACATCTACCACGGTGAGCCCTTCGAGTCGGCCGTCGCGGACCAGTTGGACTTCCTCAGGCGCCGGGTTCCGCTCGGGTAGTCGTCGGCGCGGGTCCTGGGTGGTCGGTCTGATGCTTCGGTTGCCTGCCTTCACCTTTCCGTGCGTTGGGCTTCCGCCTTCACCGTTTCGCGTTTGCGGCGGTGCAGACCGATAGGCGGCGACGAGATCCG harbors:
- the serS gene encoding serine--tRNA ligase, coding for MIDVRVLRDDPQAIRAAQERRGESPAIVDDLLAADERRRSSIAAFEELRAEQKRLGKLIPAAEADEKQALLAKTKELSAEVKAAETQQNESAAAFEELLKAVPNVASPDAPAGGEENFTTIETHGTLRDFAAEGFEPRDHLELGELLGAFDTERGAKVSGARFYYLIGVGAQLELALVQLAMQRAAEWGFTPMIPPSLVGPEAMEGTGFLGQAADDVYYLPKDDLYLVGTSEVPLAAYHGGEILDAETLPRRYAAFSPCFRREAGSYGKDTRGIFRVHWFDKVEMFIYTTVEESYAYHERLLEWEKQWLDDLELPYRVIDTAAGDLGLSAIRKFDCETWLPSQQRYREVSSTSNCTDYQARRLNTRVRTAEGTVTAATLNGTLMASARTIIALLENHQQRDGSVVVPKTLRPFLGGREVLEPLGEST
- a CDS encoding class I SAM-dependent methyltransferase — protein: MHTQHQAHGAFAGRSTRRYDFMARRLMRGFYRRIAEDVALLAPNGADILDVGTGPGVLLTETARRRPDVSITGIDPSADMIAAATRNIEPYPGRVHARIGSAAEVPSDDAAFDLVVTSLSLHHWDDVAASVAELARVLRPGGQIVVFDLARAPFGELDAAADAHSGLSSAACHTTIGTGVPHVRRIERHVLHATAEAAQPR
- a CDS encoding NAD(P)H-quinone oxidoreductase; its protein translation is MRAVIVSEPGGVDALELVDRDAPTPDSGEVVIDVEAAGVNRPDLAQRMGNYSPPPGVTDILGLECAGTISAVGGGVEDWQVGDPVCALVAGGAYAEQVAVPAGQVLPLPAGVSTVEAASLVEVACTVWSNVFMLAGLRPDEVLLVHGGGSGIGTMAIQLGRALGARVAVTAGSAEKLAACRDLGADITVNYREQDFVEVVREATDGHGADVILDIMGAKYLPRNIDTLATSGRLAVIGMQGGVNGELNIGTLLRKRAAIIGTMLRPRPVAEKAAIVESVRENVWPLVADGAVRPIVHATFPLDRVRDAHQTLEDSSHIGKVLLTT
- a CDS encoding MarR family winged helix-turn-helix transcriptional regulator, which encodes MVEHADELHALLMDLGRVAAQLHPDEEVRGLSLTQLFALHELDAADTLSQRDLAERLRLEKSTVSRLVADLVRDGMITKERDPDNRRYSRLRITARGSKTHGRIGSGMHERFDRLAAELSPTERDALLAGLPGLVRALRNV
- a CDS encoding bacterial proteasome activator family protein; the protein is MTDKPSEHTVIGPDGRPVAVPADDEHEPPSVTDLVEQPAKVMRIGSMIRQLLEEVKAAPLDDASRARLREIHTTSIKELEDGLAPELIEELERLSLPFGSATPSESELRIAQAQLVGWLEGLFHGIQTAIYAQQMAAQSQLQQIRRALPGGAEASGQPPYEGGDAEPGGGRGMYL
- a CDS encoding multicopper oxidase family protein; the encoded protein is MRSDRTTDYFEIVQRETEQEIVPGARTTVWGYNGTFPGPTIESRSGRRTVVRHRNDLPVPTVVHLHGARTPPENDGYPIDLVLPKGGDHGDHSSMEGGDVSEGQRTYAYPMQQRAATLWYHDHRMDFTGPAVWRGLAGFHIVRDDEEEALDLPAGDREVPLMICDRAFASDGSFLYPSRDDSLMGDPGVEEEYMDGVLGDVMLVNGAPWPVLDVAATTYRFRILNACNARRLELGLDPAPDDGFTQIGSDGGLLGSPVSHDTIPIAQAERFDVVIDFSGYDIGDEITLTNGAGDGDMSEVMRFRVASTAPRPEPLPEKLADMSAYDELDESAAEVTRSFEFEKDGERDGMEMWTVNGKLFDPERIDAKPARGSIEVWELHSDPAHPIHLHQVSFKVLSRNKNDDEPLPTDIGWKDTVDLKEGETAHVLVKFDSYPGKYVFHCHNLEHEDMAMMANFEIT
- a CDS encoding sigma factor-like helix-turn-helix DNA-binding protein, with product MQVTPSTPGPPGDEDVPTCAAHPEMYLHELLDNPPVQSKVAKAIWAEYRERLEEVRNACAKCPLFVDCLYRAVVQVDVSGYVGCTTARERRRIRRMLGVSVQSEDFDTIAGVRAEGKPIDHQTVLATRSAFPADSLESIAERLGCSLSTVKRHLRRAREADAAPSPRAKPKRDDVPTVDDVLDCFDAVVEADR
- a CDS encoding aldose 1-epimerase family protein, whose protein sequence is MIGLASGPYAATVNPLGGGLATLTYDGSDLIVPQHGESGTPRFRGAVLAPWSNRIGDGRYRFANTDHQLSITEPERDNALHGLVLDEPWTIADRSDSTATLRLRVGPVTGYPFLLDLTLTYALADDGLTVTLDASNAGDSAAPYGCGFHPYVCPGTDPVDAATLRFEAAERLRTDPVRLLPTGREPTPGTPYDFGAGLPIGTRELDDAFTQLSHDTDGRHHLHVGRVAVWWDAAMPWVQLFTPPDRASIAVEPCTSPPDAFRSGDDLVVVEPGSSHRVTWGLQAVD
- a CDS encoding HAD family hydrolase, which gives rise to MTFSPKVLALDVDGTLVNDANELSPAVRDSVRAAVNAGMHAVISTGRSLPGVMDAVHKLDLTGGLAVASNGAVVFGYDPIEVIHTVTFDAREAVKLLLDHVPDAAVAVEEIGVGYRINKPFPDGEINGRMTVQTVDELVAEPVTRVIIRSPEKSAEEFAQMAHSLGLVGTNYFVGYTAWLDLAPEGVSKASGLEVVTERLGLSPADVLAIGDGHNDVEMLEWAGRGVAMGQAPVQVQDVADDVTETVDNDGAAMEIARYLG
- a CDS encoding diacylglycerol kinase family protein, coding for MPIDLRRAHPARPRIWWIVIGVLAFALVLLTVAVHYEWAPVVDLDEAVADWAYDLGSGHETWIDFWTVVQNVSRGVYVTGLLTVVAIVFLVRRQYRMVLWLLATGVLSWLAALFAKGLLERPRPSWAQPLIEIGGTSYPSGHALGAGVLTTTMILVTVVSTARGPIRYALIALWSAVGALICADRIFLDVHWLSDVVAGALLGSLFALVPWVLAMQAAVDGILPRITTTGTGSKRVAVVFNPIKVGDNAVFRHQVREAAAVAGWRTPTFYETTIEDPGTSMAHRALEAGVDLVLVAGGDGTVRVVCTELARTGVAIGVIPLGTGNLLARNLGIPLHKGDAIEVAFNGQDRAVDVARFRSADASDDEDAPESFTDTSFMVMAGLGLDAAIMNGVADEMKAKMGWLAYVVSAFRQLRYPAVKVEISVDDGEFERYRARTVVVGNVGQLQGGIPLLPDATIDDGKIDVVVIAPPRAWSWVRLVVRVLTRRRRTDEKLDRLTGRKVVVRAERPTPRQLDGDPIGEGTEFTAEVQPGVLLIRVPS
- a CDS encoding DUF6220 domain-containing protein, with protein sequence MTDTSTHSQPAVSGPGGFRRGALAVFRAIGAITLLACVVQIVFAGLGSYGASFDAHRTLGGIIGMLTVLMLIVVLVARPSWLSVGLTVLVVLLATAGQTILANLGDDTDAWFGGIHALNGLVIMGLLSRLSFGEKGFTAARTEVDA